From the genome of Bos taurus isolate L1 Dominette 01449 registration number 42190680 breed Hereford chromosome 2, ARS-UCD2.0, whole genome shotgun sequence, one region includes:
- the DDOST gene encoding dolichyl-diphosphooligosaccharide--protein glycosyltransferase 48 kDa subunit precursor (The RefSeq protein has 1 substitution compared to this genomic sequence) produces the protein MATRAARVWSGWWLLLLPLLGLAGASGPRTLVLLDNLNLRETHSLFFRSLKDRGFVLTFKTADDPSLSLIKYGEFLYDNLIIFSPSVEDFGGNINVETISAFIDGGGSVLVAAGSDIGDPLRELGSECGIEFDEEKTAVIDHHNYDVSDLGQHTLIVADTENLLKAPTIVGKSSLNPILFRGVGMVADPDNPLVLDILTGSSTSYSFFPDKPITQYPHAVGKNTLLIAGLQARNNARVIFSGSLDFFSDAFFNSAVQKAAPGSQRYSQTGNYELAVALSRWVFKEEGVLRVGPVSHHRVGETAPPNAYTVTDLVEYSIVIEQLSDGKWVPFDGDDIQLEFVRIDPFVRTFLKRKGGKYSVQFKLPDVYGVFQFKVDYNRLGYTHLYSSTQVSVRPLQHTQYERFIPSAYPYYASAFSMMLGLFIFSVVFLHMKEKEKSD, from the exons ATGGCGACCCGCGCGGCCCGTGTGTGGTCCGgctggtggctgctgctgctgcctttgCTTGGCCTGGCCGGCGCCAGCGGTCCCCGCACCTTGGTACTGCTGGACAACCTCAACCTCCGGGAGACGCATTCGCTTTTCTTCCGGAGCCTGAAGG ATCGCGGCTTTGTACTCACATTCAAGACCGCAGATGACCCCAGCCTGTCCCTCATTAAGTACGGGGAGTTTCTTTATGACAATCTCATCATTTTCTCCCCTTCGGTAGAAG ATTTTGGAGGAAATATCAACGTGGAGACCATCAGTGCCTTTATCGACGGTGGAGGCAGTGTCCTGGTGGCTGCCAGCTCAGACATCG GCGACCCTCTCCGAGAGCTGGGCAGTGAGTGTGGGATTGAGTTCGACGAGGAGAAAACAGCTGTCATCGATCATCACAACTATGACGTCTCAGACCTTGGCCAG CACACGCTCATCGTGGCCGACACAGAGAACCTGCTGAAGGCCCCCACCATTGTTGGGAAATCATCTCTGAATCCCATCCTCTTTCGGGGCGTGGG tatggtGGCCGACCCTGACAATCCTTTGGTGCTGGACATCCTGACGGGCTCTTCCACCTCTTACTCCTTCTTCCCGGATAAACCCATCACCCAG TACCCGCACGCCGTGGGGAAGAACACCCTTCTCATCGCGGGGCTGCAGGCCCGGAACAACGCCCGGGTCATCTTCAGCGGCTCCCTTGACTTCTTCAGCGATGCCTTCTTCAACTCAGCGGTGCAGAAGGCTGCACCCGGCTCCCAGAG GTATTCCCAGACTGGCAACTACGAGCTGGCTGTGGCCCTTTCCCGCTGGGTGTTCAAGGAGGAGGGGGTCCTCCGGGTGGGGCCCGTGTCCCATCATCGGGTGGGCGagacagcgccacccaacgcctaCACCGTCACTGACCTAGTG GAATACAGCATCGTCATTGAACAGCTCTCAGATGGAAAGTGGGTCCCTTTTGATGGCGATGACATTCAGCTGGAGTTTGTCCGCATCGATCCTTTTGTGAGGACCTTCTTGAAGAGGAAAG GTGGCAAATACAGCGTCCAGTTCAAGTTGCCTGACGTGTACGGTGTGTTCCAGTTCAAAGTGGATTACAACCGGCTAGGCTACACGCACCTGTACTCCTCCACTCAG GTGTCCGTGCGGCCGCTGCAGCACACGCAGTACGAGCGCTTCATCCCCTCGGCCTACCCCTACTACGCCAGCGCCTTCTCCATGATGCTCGGGCTCTTCATCTTCAGCGTCGTCTTCCTGCAcatgaaggagaaggagaagtcCGACTGA